The DNA segment TTACTTGTTTAGGTTTTATTAGTTCTGTTAAAGGTAAATTTTCGATCCACGTAAATAAAGTTCCTGTTTTTTCATCTACTTTTTCATATTTTGCTGCTTCCTCAAAAAGGTTGGGATGTTTTCCATACAAACCTAACCATTCTATCTTTTGTTGGAAAAAACAGAAAAAACAACCACTTCGACTACGCCATTCGTAATACTTGGGAAAGCCTATTCCACTTTTTTCCAAAATATTTTTAACATCTTTAAATTCTATTCCATGTTCCTTAAATGGATAAACTGGGATGATGTAATCGTCTTCTCCCGCTTTGAATCCTTCTCTATTTTCGTCTGCTCTAATTCCTATGTATAAATAAACTTTACCTTTACCTTCTTTCTTAATTTTATCAGCAATGTATTTTTTGAAAACCTTAATTTTCATTTCTAATGTACACCAGCGAGCTTGTCCTGAGGGTAGATAATTTCCATAAATATTAAGCAGATCATCAAAACTATAATGAGGTTTTAGTCTAATAATTTTTTTTCCAAGAAAAGATTCTATTTTATTTAAGTATTCATAAGTTTCCTTTAACTCTTTCTCAGTATCAAAAAACACATACTCAATTTTTTTATGGATCTCAGGTAAATTATCTTTAATCCATAATGCTAATGCTGTACTGTCTTTTCCTCCAGATAAGCTTAAAACATGATATTTTTTTTCAGACATAACTTTAACCTTCTTTTAGATATTTTAAAAAAGTATATTCTCTTGAAAAATTTACTATATTTTTTAATATATTACTATTTTCTTCTGACGCCAAACTATCATGTATTAATAAATATTCTAACAATAAATTTGTATTTCCAATCAATGGATTATCTGTATTAATTGTCAGCTTTAAATTTCCGTTTTCTATTTCAGTTTTCCACTTGTTTAAGATTGGATGATCTCTATAATCCCTAAATCCATATAAATATATATTTGATGTAGGACATGATTCTATTACTATTTCTTTATTAACAATTTCTTCCATAACTATATCTTGTATAAGATTTAAAATTTCAATTTGTTCTTCAAACGAAAAATTGGAATTTTCTTCAAATAAAGGAGTTAATTTAATTCTTTGGTTCATAAATAAATCGCTTTTTTTTGTAGATGGATTAAAGTACTTAAATACGCTACTAAATATGTTTATAAACAACCTTTCTAATTCTTCATGTTTTAAATTACTTTTTGATGCCTTTCTCCATAGGTTTTCGAAATTATTGCTACTTCCTATATTGAAAGGATCATATCCTAAGTTTTCATATAATTTAACTAAAAATAATTGAAATTCATATTGGTTTGCATAACTATATTTCGTATTTTCAATTAAGTCTTCCAACTCTTTAAGCAAATTTTTATTACCTATTATTGGTTTTTCTAAAAATCTAATTACTTCCATGTAAATTTTATCTTTAAACTTTAAAAATTTTGTAGGATATTTCAGAATTAAGTGATTTAACCACAGTAAATTAAAAAAGTAATAAATAGGATATACAGAAATTACTGTATACTTTAAAGAGTACCTGTCAACTAAAATTCCAGCAGCTAATCCATGACCAATTCTATCTCCCTGTCGTAAATCAAGAAAATATATAGCCTCATATATATGTTTTAGCCCTGTTATTATATCTACAAAGTCCTCTCCAGCATGAAAAGTAAAACCTAATTTTTTTTCTTTAAAAAAAGGAACATTATACTGGACAAAATGTCTCCAAAACTTAAACGCCGTTGCAAATACCCATGGAGGTGTCCATAATTCTATACTTGCAGCATCAATTCCAATAATATATCTTCCTAAATTTTCATCTTTTTTAAATACTTCACATATTTTTTTAGTTTCTTCAAAAATATTTTTATATAGCTTATTTATCTTCAAAAATTTTTTGTAACTTCCTGCCTTTTTATAATGTAAGATTATTCCATACTTTATGGATTTATCTTGCTTACGCCATTTATTTATATATATTTGTGACCATCTGCGTAACTGTTCCTTTTCTAATGATATTCTTATTTCATAACCTTTAGTATTTCGAAATGAACAAAAGAATTTCCTAAAAATATGCTGAGCTTTTTGAGCTTTTCGAATATCTAAACTTGAATACATTGTAAAAGCTTTTCTTATTGGAGAACGAAAGGATTCTTCAGAAAAAAATTTTAAGCCTTTATATGTAGTAGTATCTATATTAGATCTGTGTAAGTTATTTATTGCTAATATAAGATATGTATAAGCAATATAACTAATTATTTCCTCCTCTTTATATGAATGGTTTTTATCAAAAGATAAAATATAAGAAATGGCTTTACTTAGTAGG comes from the Persephonella sp. IF05-L8 genome and includes:
- a CDS encoding phosphoadenosine phosphosulfate reductase family protein, yielding MSEKKYHVLSLSGGKDSTALALWIKDNLPEIHKKIEYVFFDTEKELKETYEYLNKIESFLGKKIIRLKPHYSFDDLLNIYGNYLPSGQARWCTLEMKIKVFKKYIADKIKKEGKGKVYLYIGIRADENREGFKAGEDDYIIPVYPFKEHGIEFKDVKNILEKSGIGFPKYYEWRSRSGCFFCFFQQKIEWLGLYGKHPNLFEEAAKYEKVDEKTGTLFTWIENLPLTELIKPKQVKAILDNYVDKYSRELELLRKKDLDIESLSEIEKKLKEISNKDYKFYKNRDNIYKTVLEIRNIENELNNLNEIKNSNKLIDILDKNEDGLENCLFCHL